The Oncorhynchus mykiss isolate Arlee chromosome 30, USDA_OmykA_1.1, whole genome shotgun sequence genome includes a window with the following:
- the LOC110522727 gene encoding tripartite motif-containing protein 16 yields the protein MADNQELFCCSICLDLLKDPVTTACGHSYCMGCIIEHWDQDDLKGFYSCPQCRQTFIPRPVLNRSTVLAEVVENLKKTGLQAAPPPALCYAVPVDVACDFCTGTRKQKALMSCLACLASYCETHLQPHYESPAFKKHKLVKATAQLQEKICSHHDKLLEVYCRTDEQCICYLCTMDEHKGHDTVSAAAERTEKQRQLRMSQQKVQQRFQEREKELKELQQAVESFKHSAQSAVEDSDQVFTELIQYIEKRSYEVKELIRAQEKAQVSQAEGLLEQLKQEIAELRKRSTELEQLSHTEDHIHFLQSYQSVSSISVSSDLPSIVVRPLQYFRDVSKTVSELREKLEDFLKGEWTKISTTVNIVDVVLPPEPKTREQLLQYSCQLTLDPNTAHTHLSLSEGKRKVTYTGQVHPYPDHPDRFTNQYQVLCREGLSGRCYWEMKWSSYVITAVSYKDISRTETDNIFGYNDKSWSLQYYRGGYWFRHNNVETKVSGPQSSRVGVYLDHKAGTLSFYSVSNTMTLLHRVQTTFTQPLYPGFHLCGTAELVKL from the exons ATGGCTGACAATCAGGAACTGTTCTGTTGCTCCATCTGTCTGGATCTACTGAAGGATCCGGTGACTACTGCCTGTGGACACAGTTACTGTATGGGCTGTATTATAGAACACTGGGATCAGGATGATCTGAAAGGTTTCTACAGCTGTCCACAGTGCAGACAGACCTTTATCCCACGACCTGTTCTGAACAGGAGCACTGTGCTGGCTGAAGTGGTGGAGAATCTGAAGAAGACAGGACTCCAGGCTGCTCCCCCTCCTGCTCTGTGCTATGCTGTACCTGTAGATGTGGCGTGTGATTTCTGCACTGGgaccagaaagcagaaagccctcatgtcctgtctggcatgtctggcctcttactgtgagactcacctcCAACCTCACTATGAATCTCCTGCTTTCAAGAAGCACAAGCTGGTCAAAGCCACCGCACAACTACAGGAGAAGATCTGCTCTCATCATGacaaactgctggaggtttaCTGTCGTACCGATGAGCAGTGTATCTGTTATCTGTGTACAATGGATGAACATAAAGGCCATGATACAGTGtcagctgcagcagagaggactgAGAAACAG AGGCAGCTGAGGATGAGTCAGCAGAAGGTCCAGCAGagattccaggagagagagaaggagctgaaGGAGCTCCAACAGGCTGTGGAGTCTTTCAAG cactctgcacagtcagcagtggaggacagtgatcAGGTCTTTACTGAGCTGATCCAATACATTGAGAAAAGGAGCTATgaggtgaaggagctgatcagagcccaagagaaggctcaagtgagtcaagctgaaggactcctggagcaactgaagcaggagatagctgagctgaggaagagaagcactgagctggagcagctctcacacacagaggatcacatCCATTTCCTCCAG agttatcagtctgtctccagtatcagtgtatcgtcagacttacccagcatcgttgtccgtcctcttcagtactttagagatgtgagtaagactgtgtctgaactgagagagaaactagaAGACTTCCTTAAAGGAGAATGGACCAAGATCTCCACTACTG tgaataTAGTGGATGTTGTACTGCCTCCAGAGCCCAAGACCAGAGAACAGTTGTTACAAT attcctgtcagctcacactggacccaaacacagcacacacacacctctctctgtctgaagggaAAAGAAAAGTGACCTATACAGGCCAAGTCCATCCATATCctgaccatccagacagattCACCAACCAGTACCAGGTTCTGTGTAGAGAAGGTCTGTCTGGACGCTGTTACTGGGAGATGAAGTGGAGTAGTTATGTTATTACAGCAGTCTCCTATAAAGACATCAGCAGAACAGAGACAGATAATATATTTGGATACAATGACAAGTCCTGGAGTTTACAATACTATAGAGGTGGTTATTGGTTCAGACACAATAATGTTGAGACTAAAGTATCAGGCCCTCAGTcctccagagtaggagtgtacctggatcacaaggcaggtactctgtccttctacagtgtctctaacacaatgaccctcctccacagagtccaaaccacattcactcagcccctctatcctGGGTTTCATCTCTGTGGTactgctgagctggttaaactgtag